The region CCAGGATCAGGACGACACCGAGCACGCCGTACCGCCGCAGGCCGTCGAGCCCGCGGACGCGGCCGGGGACACGCACACCGAGGCCCAGGACGCCGAGCCCGTCGGCGCGACGTCGGTCGCCGTGGAGCCTGAGGTGTCTGTAGCCACGGAGCCTGTGGACGCCGAGCCCGAGGCTGCCGAGGTCACCGACGCCGAGCCCGAGGAGGCGGAGCGCGAGGCTGCCGCCGAGTCCGAGTCCGAGCAGGCGGATGCCGAGGTCGGCACCGAATCCGAGGACGCGGTGCCGATGGCGGTGGCGGACGCTGTCGATGACGTACGGGACTCCGCACCGGTCACCCCCGCACGGGACTCGGTGCCCAGCGCACCGTTCAACATGCCCCCGCTTCCGGAGGGCGCGCCCGGGACCGTGCCGCCCTCGTGGGCTCCCTCGTCGACATCTCAGGGCGGTTTGCCGCCGCTGCCTCCGTCGTTCCAGCCGGCCGCACCCGCTCCGGCGGGACAGTGGCCCGCGCAGCCGCACGCTCAGCCGCCGGCGCAGCCGGAAGCCGCTCCTGTTCAGCCCCAGGCCGCGTCGGCACCGGGCCGACCTCAGCCTCCGGCCGTTCCGGGCCAGCAGCCGCCCGTGCCGTCGCCGCAGCCCCCGTTCCAGCCGCAGGCCCCGCACCCCGCGCCCGCCGCATGGAACGCTCCCCCGCAGGCACCGGCTCCTGCCACCCCGCAGGCGGGGTACGGATTCCCGCCTCCGCACCCGACAGCCCCGCCCGCCGGCCACGGATTCCCGCCGCAGGCAACTCCGGCCGCTCGCACGGGCCCCAACGCCCAGGCAGGGTACGGATTCCCGCCCCCGGCCCCGACCGCCCCGGGTGGCTACGGCTTCCCCCGGCCGGACGCACCTACCGCGAACCCGGCGGGCCCCGACGCGCAGGGTGGGCATGCGTTCCCCCAGCCGGGAGCACAGGTCCCGAACCCGCCAGGCCCAGGCGCGCAAGGGGGCCACGGCTTCGCCCAGCCGGGCACACCCGTCCCGAACCCGACGAGCCCAGCCGCCCAAGCCGGGCACGGCTTCCCCACCCCAACGGCTCCCGCCCCAGCCCCAGGCAGCTACGGCTTCCCTCAACCAGCCGCACCCACCCCGAACCCGACGAGCCCAGCCGCCCAAGCCGGGCACGGCTTCCCCACCCCAACGGCTCCCGCCCCAGCCCCGGGCAGCTACGGCTTCCCTCAACCAGCCGCACCCACCCCGAACCCGACGAGCCCAGCCGCCCAAGCCGGGCAGGCCTTCCCCACCCCAACGGCTCCCGCCCCAGCCCCAGGCAGCTACGGCTTCCCTCAACCAGCCGCACCCACCCCGAACCCGACGAGCCCAGGCGCCCAGGCCGGCTACGGATTCCCGCCCCCCGGCAACCCGTCCCCAGCCCCGAGGACCCCTGCCCCCACGCCGGAAGCCTCGCCCGTCGGATACGGCTTCCCGCACCCGGCAGCGCCGGCCGCCGACCCGGCTGAGGCGGCGGCACCCCCGGCTCCGCGCCCGCCGGGCGACTACGACGCCCCCCAGCCGGGCGCGCCCGTCCCGAACCCGGCCGGCCCCATCGCGCATGGCGGACACGGATTCCCAACCCCGGGAACTCCCGCCCCTGCCCCGAACGCTCCGAGCGGTTACGGATTCCCTCACCCGGGTACACCCGCCCCGAACCCGGCAAGCCCCAACGCCCAGGGCGGGCACGGATTCCCCACGGCTCCCGCCCCTGCCCCGAACCCGGCCGACCCAGGCGCCCAAGCCGGCTATGGATTCCCGCCCCCCGGCATCCCGGCCCCCGCGTCAGCCACGGACCCGGCCGAGGTCGCGCAGAGCGGCCCCGTGGCCGCCCCGAACGCCTCTCCCGCCGGATACGGCTTCCCGCAGCCCGCGGTACCGGCCCCCGGCCCGGCGGCTCCCGCATCCACAGCTCCTCGCCCTCAGGGCGACTACACCTTCCCCCAGCCGGGCGCACCCACCCCGGACCCGGCCGGCCCAGGCGCCCAAGCCGGGTACGGATTCCCGCCCACCGGCAGCCCAGCCCCCAGCGCCCCTGCCCCCACGCCCGACGCCTCGCCCGCCGGATACGGCAACCAGGGCCAAAGCACCCCCGGTTTCCCCCAGCCGGCTGGCCCGTCTGCGGCTCCCACTTCCCCGGCTCCGGCACCCGTCGGCAACGCCGGGCCCCCGCCCCCCGCCCCGGCGTCCGACCCCCAGGACGGGTACGGCTTCCCGCCGCCCGCCGGTTCCCCCGTGCCTCCGCAGCCCGGGTACGGGTTCCCGTACCCGGGGCAGCCCGCCACGCCCGGCGGGTACGGGTTCCCCTTCCCGCAGGCGTCCCCGCAGCAGGCGCCGACGCGGCCTCAGGTCCCTCAGCAGCCCGAGGCGCCCCACCCGCAGGCCGGGCCTCAGCCCCCGCATGTGCCGGGGCAGGTCCCGGGTGCCGTGCCGGCGTCGCCGCCGCAGCCGACGTACGACCGGCCCATGCCCGGCCCGGAGGGCGGCGTGCCCGGGGTTCCGCAGGCCGCGCCGCAGCCGCCCGTGGATCCGCGTACCGGGGCCGCCTGGCCGCAGGCCATCCAGCACGACCAGCGGCAGATGACCAACCCCGGTGCCGCCCCGCTCGGTTACACCGCGGCCGTCGAGCTGTCCTCGGACCGGCTGCTCAACAACAAGAAGCAGAAGGCGAAGAGCGGCCGGCCCGCGGCAGCGCCCTCCCGGTTCAAGATCGGCGGGAAGAAGGAGGAGGCCGAGCGGCAGCGCAAGCTCGAACTCATCCGTACGCCGGTGCTGTCCTGCTATCGCATCGCCGTCATCAGCCTCAAGGGCGGTGTCGGCAAGACCACCACGACCACCGCGCTCGGCTCGACCCTGGCCACCGAGCGGCAGGACAAGATCCTCGCCATCGACGCCAACCCGGACGCCGGCACGCTCGGCCGTCGTGTGCGGCGCGAGACCGGGGCCACCATCCGTGACCTCGTCCAGGCGATCCCGTACCTCAACTCGTACATGGACATCCGGCGGTTCACGTCCCAGGCGCCGTCCGGACTGGAGATCATCGCCAACGACGTCGACCCGGCCGTCTCCACCGCGTTCAACGACGAGGACTACCGGCGCGCGCTCGACGTGCTGGGCAAGCAGTACCCGGTCATCCTGACCGACTCCGGTACGGGTCTGCTCTACAGCGCCATGCGCGGTGTGCTCGATCTCGCCGATCAGCTGATCATCATCTCGACGCCGTCCGTCGACGGTGCGAGCAGCGCCAGTACGACGCTGGACTGGCTGTCCGCGCACGGGTACGCGGATCTGGTCTCGCGGTCGCTCACCGTCATCTCGGGTGTGCGCGAGACCGGCAAGATGATCAAGGTGGAGGACATCGTCTCCCACTTCGAGACGCGCTGCCGGGGAGTCATCACCGTGCCCTTCGACGAGCATCTCGCCGCCGGCGCCGAGGTCGACCTCGACATGATGCGGCCCAAGGTGCGCGAGGCCTACTTCAACCTCGCGGCCCTGGTCGCCGAGGACTTCGTACGGCACCAGCAGATGCACGGACTGTGGACGTCGGACGGCAACCCGCCCCCGGTCGCGGCCCCGCCGATGCCGGGACACCAGCAGCAGATTCCGGGGC is a window of Streptomyces sp. B21-083 DNA encoding:
- a CDS encoding SCO5717 family growth-regulating ATPase; this encodes MNSDPDGIRGGWVTPGDDQSDAESASEMTGEFTIDYATPAWYTQNASGGSGASGDEASAESDAQSSAESADDADATVDGPSGVGAEGSVPGSTPAVAPPPTGAVAVPQLPVGGGFQPAAPQGGAPGGPASPTAVPSFPAGGFPTQWTPPVPPAPPAPPADHGDLESGSTMRISPAAARRESAERAAAGAPQEPAVAAEGDDESGHSGQFAGSVPESVDDLAEPVAETEVVADAAESEGDGEGDEGTDVGEATEEVSGAVPQPLENESQDQDDTEHAVPPQAVEPADAAGDTHTEAQDAEPVGATSVAVEPEVSVATEPVDAEPEAAEVTDAEPEEAEREAAAESESEQADAEVGTESEDAVPMAVADAVDDVRDSAPVTPARDSVPSAPFNMPPLPEGAPGTVPPSWAPSSTSQGGLPPLPPSFQPAAPAPAGQWPAQPHAQPPAQPEAAPVQPQAASAPGRPQPPAVPGQQPPVPSPQPPFQPQAPHPAPAAWNAPPQAPAPATPQAGYGFPPPHPTAPPAGHGFPPQATPAARTGPNAQAGYGFPPPAPTAPGGYGFPRPDAPTANPAGPDAQGGHAFPQPGAQVPNPPGPGAQGGHGFAQPGTPVPNPTSPAAQAGHGFPTPTAPAPAPGSYGFPQPAAPTPNPTSPAAQAGHGFPTPTAPAPAPGSYGFPQPAAPTPNPTSPAAQAGQAFPTPTAPAPAPGSYGFPQPAAPTPNPTSPGAQAGYGFPPPGNPSPAPRTPAPTPEASPVGYGFPHPAAPAADPAEAAAPPAPRPPGDYDAPQPGAPVPNPAGPIAHGGHGFPTPGTPAPAPNAPSGYGFPHPGTPAPNPASPNAQGGHGFPTAPAPAPNPADPGAQAGYGFPPPGIPAPASATDPAEVAQSGPVAAPNASPAGYGFPQPAVPAPGPAAPASTAPRPQGDYTFPQPGAPTPDPAGPGAQAGYGFPPTGSPAPSAPAPTPDASPAGYGNQGQSTPGFPQPAGPSAAPTSPAPAPVGNAGPPPPAPASDPQDGYGFPPPAGSPVPPQPGYGFPYPGQPATPGGYGFPFPQASPQQAPTRPQVPQQPEAPHPQAGPQPPHVPGQVPGAVPASPPQPTYDRPMPGPEGGVPGVPQAAPQPPVDPRTGAAWPQAIQHDQRQMTNPGAAPLGYTAAVELSSDRLLNNKKQKAKSGRPAAAPSRFKIGGKKEEAERQRKLELIRTPVLSCYRIAVISLKGGVGKTTTTTALGSTLATERQDKILAIDANPDAGTLGRRVRRETGATIRDLVQAIPYLNSYMDIRRFTSQAPSGLEIIANDVDPAVSTAFNDEDYRRALDVLGKQYPVILTDSGTGLLYSAMRGVLDLADQLIIISTPSVDGASSASTTLDWLSAHGYADLVSRSLTVISGVRETGKMIKVEDIVSHFETRCRGVITVPFDEHLAAGAEVDLDMMRPKVREAYFNLAALVAEDFVRHQQMHGLWTSDGNPPPVAAPPMPGHQQQIPGQPVQGQPYPAAPPAPGQGQQYPPPGQPGQYPPPPQPGQPYPQQQPPYGYPPQPGQPYQPPQQQPPQPGYPQQ